In the genome of Vicia villosa cultivar HV-30 ecotype Madison, WI linkage group LG7, Vvil1.0, whole genome shotgun sequence, one region contains:
- the LOC131620876 gene encoding probable inactive receptor kinase At1g48480, producing the protein MKSPKLKKTLLVLFTASLLIAIVSGADLASDRETLLILRNTVGGRTRSWNVSETNPCLWPGVSCQNERVTSLRLPGMGLAGNLPIGLGNLTELQILSLRFNLLTGPIPSDFSKLVSLRNLYLQNNFLSGEVPEFVFGLQNLTRLSLAHNNFSGEVSSSFNKLTRLDTLSLEQNRFTGSVPDLNVPPLHVFNVSFNNLTGPIPSRFSRLDISAFTGNELCGSPLKIPCPGNNDRNKKNGLSGGAIAGIVIGCVFGFVLILVLLVFLCRKRSKSDSDNVAHAKSVDVENGAGDGGVSNSGSGLASASVSASGVSLQKSLVFVGNVTRKFSLEDLLRASAEVLGKGTFGTAYKAALEMGVTVAVKRLKDVTASEKEFKEKMEEVGKLVHENLVPLRGYYYSRDEKLVVYDYMPMGSLSALLHANNGTGRTPLNWETRSTIALGAAQGIAYLHSQSPTSSHGNIKSSNILLTKSYESRVSDFGLAYLALPTATPNRVSGYRAPEVTDTRKVSQKADVYSFGIMLLELLTGKAPTHSTLNDEGVDLPRWVQSIIQDEWNTDVFDMELLRYQNVEDEMVKLLQLALECTAQYPDKRPSMDVVVRLIGEICHSSNVKEQEEIIEES; encoded by the exons ATGAAGTCTCCGAAGCTGAAAAAAACTCTTCTGGTTCTTTTCACGGCGAGTTTATTAATCGCCATTGTTTCCGGCGCCGATCTAGCTTCCGATAGAGAAACTCTACTGATTTTAAGGAACACAGTTGGAGGACGAACCCGATCATGGAACGTGTCCGAGACTAACCCGTGTTTATGGCCCGGCGTTTCCTGCCAAAACGAAAGAGTCACGTCGTTGAGGCTACCGGGGATGGGTCTCGCTGGTAACCTTCCGATTGGTTTAGGAAACCTCACTGAATTGCAGATACTTTCCCTCCGGTTCAACTTGTTAACCGGACCAATTCCTTCGGATTTTTCAAAACTGGTTTCTCTTCGGAATCTTTACCTTCAGAATAATTTTCTCTCCGGTGAGGTTCCTGAATTTGTGTTTGGGTTGCAGAATTTGACTCGGTTGAGTTTAGCTCATAACAATTTCAGCGGTGAAGTTTCTTCTAGTTTCAACAAGCTCACTCGTTTGGATACACTCTCTTTGGAGCAAAACCGGTTCACCGGTTCGGTGCCTGACCTTAATGTTCCTCCTTTACATGTATTCAATGTGTCGTTTAACAATTTAACCGGGCCGATTCCGTCGAGGTTTTCGCGTTTAGATATAAGCGCTTTTACGGGGAATGAGCTTTGTGGGAGTCCCCTTAAAATACCTTGTCCTGGAAACAATGACAGAAATAAGAAAAATGGGTTATCTGGTGGAGCTATTGCTGGTATTGTAATTGGCTGTGTTTTTGGTTTTGTGTTGATTCTGGTTCTTTTGGTGTTCTTGTGTAGAAAAAGATCAAAAAGTGATTCTGATAATGTAGCACATGCCAAGAGTGTTGATGTTGAAAATGGTGCTGGTGATGGGGGTGTGAGTAATTCAGGTTCTGGTTTGGCTTCGGCTTCGGTTTCAGCTTCGGGCGTGTCGTTACAAAAGAGTTTGGTGTTTGTTGGGAATGTGACTAGAAAGTTTAGTTTAGAAGATTTGTTAAGAGCTTCTGCAGAAGTTTTGGGAAAAGGGACATTTGGAACAGCTTATAAGGCAGCATTGGAGATGGGAGTGACAGTGGCTGTGAAAAGGTTGAAGGATGTTACTGCAAGTGAAAAGGAATTCAAGGAGAAAATGGAGGAGGTAGGGAAATTGGTTCATGAGAACCTGGTCCCACTTAGGGGTTATTATTATAGTAGAGATGAAAAGCTTGTTGTGTATGATTACATGCCAATGGGAAGCTTATCTGCACtcttgcatg CAAATAATGGAACTGGAAGGACTCCACTAAATTGGGAAACAAGGTCAACCATAGCCCTTGGTGCTGCCCAAGGGATTGCATACCTACACTCACAAAGTCCAACATCCTCCCATGGAAACATCAAGTCATCAAACATCCTTCTCACCAAATCTTACGAATCCCGTGTCTCCGACTTCGGCCTAGCGTATCTCGCTCTTCCAACCGCTACACCCAACCGAGTTTCTGGTTACCGTGCACCAGAGGTCACCGACACCCGCAAAGTATCCCAAAAGGCGGACGTCTACAGCTTCGGCATTATGCTTCTGGAGCTTCTCACAGGAAAAGCTCCTACTCATTCTACGCTAAACGATGAAGGAGTAGACCTACCGAGATGGGTCCAGTCGATCATTCAAGACGAGTGGAACACTGATGTTTTCGACATGGAGCTTCTGAGATACCAAAATGTTGAGGACGAAATGGTGAAACTTTTGCAGCTTGCTCTTGAATGTACTGCTCAATATCCTGATAAGAGACCTTCCATGGATGTGGTTGTAAGATTGATTGGGGAAATTTGTCATTCTAGTAATGTGAAAGAGCAAGAAGAGATTATTGAGGAATCATGA